The following are from one region of the Geoalkalibacter subterraneus genome:
- a CDS encoding AAA family ATPase, which yields MSEKFENGVVARYVLNILTSRKSFQVPPLEALVEWLEDEGADLGLVPAGVCLGDDVEQIREVWRGRDIAPRAIRKIFSTTLEHLSGVCEATQGKGPSRLEKNLRLLAAELGLDEIERDLLGLAVRYQVSSEVENLCDSLSRRKRNTHTFCALMLGTSMQQITEKLRPGARLVGSGLIELTGNSIHELLSIPESVLHGLRSAQGDLGSLRSQIIGPVCAPQLPWEAFSYLMPAVGQAANFLKEAARGGLSGVNILIYGPPGTGKTEFCKTLCAHLGLDLFSVGEADEDGDEPDRRDRLNSYRLSQNLLRYQRGSVLLFDEMDDLVAGGASPFLPRRLRTGSKIFLNRLLENNPVPTLWIINDVTRLEAPLVRRMALALEMKTPSRAARQQVWERLLASGGVDLSPEDLTELAAQDVPPAVVEGAIRFAKLAGGSSDDVRFAARSLVKAMNGGLMLAPKNKNLEVFAPDLVHADLDLDHLTARLCKPDAARNVSLCLHGPPGTGKTAYVRHLAEAMGLEVLVKRASDLFSPYVGVSEQNIAAAFNEARDKEAFLVFDEADSLLGDRRYAQHSWEISQVNEMLTWMESHPLPFACTTNLMDRLDAASLRRFTFKVGFDYLRPSQCEQAFELFFGQPAPASLRDLSVLTPGDFAVVRKKAQVLACTQDPIELIAMLTQECQVKGPSLRPMGFAC from the coding sequence ATGAGCGAAAAGTTTGAAAATGGAGTTGTTGCCCGGTACGTACTGAATATCCTCACCAGTCGCAAGTCTTTTCAAGTGCCTCCCCTTGAAGCACTGGTTGAGTGGCTCGAAGACGAGGGCGCCGACCTGGGACTGGTTCCGGCCGGAGTCTGCCTGGGCGATGATGTGGAGCAGATACGTGAGGTTTGGCGAGGTCGTGATATTGCTCCTCGAGCCATCCGGAAAATTTTCAGCACAACTCTCGAGCATTTAAGTGGTGTCTGTGAGGCGACGCAGGGTAAGGGACCCAGCCGGCTGGAAAAGAACCTGCGCCTTCTGGCTGCTGAACTGGGGCTCGACGAGATCGAACGCGATCTGCTCGGACTTGCAGTACGCTATCAAGTCAGTTCCGAGGTTGAGAATTTGTGTGATTCTCTCTCCCGGCGCAAGCGCAATACTCATACCTTCTGCGCGCTCATGCTGGGGACTTCGATGCAGCAGATTACTGAAAAACTGCGTCCCGGCGCCCGCCTCGTAGGTTCAGGGCTCATTGAACTCACCGGGAACTCCATTCACGAGCTTTTAAGTATTCCGGAATCAGTTCTGCACGGTCTGCGCAGCGCCCAAGGCGACCTGGGTTCACTGCGTTCGCAGATCATTGGGCCCGTGTGTGCCCCGCAGCTTCCCTGGGAAGCCTTCAGCTACCTGATGCCTGCGGTCGGGCAGGCCGCCAACTTTCTCAAAGAAGCGGCTCGTGGTGGATTGTCCGGGGTGAACATCCTGATCTACGGCCCTCCAGGAACCGGCAAGACTGAATTCTGCAAGACCCTCTGTGCCCACCTGGGTCTCGATCTGTTTTCCGTTGGCGAGGCCGATGAAGACGGCGACGAACCAGACCGCAGGGATCGTCTCAATAGCTACAGGCTCTCTCAGAATTTGCTGCGCTATCAACGTGGTTCGGTTTTACTCTTTGACGAGATGGACGATCTGGTTGCAGGAGGAGCCTCGCCTTTTTTGCCCCGGCGACTGCGCACCGGTTCAAAGATCTTTCTCAATCGTCTGCTCGAGAACAATCCGGTTCCCACTCTGTGGATTATCAATGACGTCACCCGTCTTGAGGCACCGCTGGTGCGGCGCATGGCTCTGGCCCTTGAAATGAAAACCCCGTCCCGGGCTGCCCGCCAGCAGGTTTGGGAGAGGCTTCTTGCCAGCGGTGGGGTGGATCTGTCGCCGGAGGATCTGACGGAACTGGCCGCTCAGGATGTCCCGCCCGCCGTCGTCGAGGGAGCCATCCGCTTTGCCAAGCTGGCCGGCGGGTCCAGTGATGATGTGCGTTTTGCCGCCCGCAGCCTGGTCAAGGCGATGAACGGGGGGCTGATGCTGGCCCCCAAGAACAAAAACCTCGAGGTCTTCGCTCCCGATCTGGTCCATGCCGATCTCGACCTCGATCATCTCACCGCACGGCTCTGCAAACCCGATGCGGCTCGCAACGTCTCTCTTTGCTTGCATGGGCCTCCCGGTACCGGAAAGACCGCCTATGTGCGTCACCTCGCTGAGGCCATGGGACTTGAGGTTCTGGTCAAGCGTGCTTCCGACCTCTTCAGCCCTTATGTGGGCGTAAGCGAGCAAAACATCGCCGCCGCTTTCAATGAAGCCCGGGACAAGGAAGCCTTTCTCGTGTTTGACGAGGCCGACTCACTGCTCGGTGACCGGCGTTATGCTCAACACAGTTGGGAAATCAGCCAGGTCAACGAAATGCTCACCTGGATGGAATCCCATCCTTTGCCTTTTGCCTGTACCACTAACCTCATGGATCGCCTCGATGCCGCAAGCCTGCGTCGTTTCACCTTTAAAGTCGGTTTTGACTACCTGCGGCCCAGCCAGTGCGAGCAGGCGTTTGAGCTTTTCTTCGGGCAGCCGGCGCCGGCCAGCCTCAGAGATCTGTCGGTTCTTACTCCCGGCGACTTCGCCGTCGTTCGAAAAAAGGCACAGGTCCTTGCCTGCACCCAAGATCCCATTGAATTGATTGCGATGCTAACGCAGGAATGTCAGGTCAAAGGTCCCTCCCTGCGACCCATGGGGTTTGCCTGTTGA